From Chryseobacterium shandongense, the proteins below share one genomic window:
- the rpmG gene encoding 50S ribosomal protein L33 — protein MAKKGNRVQVILECTEHKESGMPGMSRYISTKNKKNTTERLELKKYNPVLKKVTVHKEIK, from the coding sequence ATGGCAAAAAAAGGAAACAGAGTTCAAGTAATCCTTGAATGTACAGAGCATAAAGAAAGCGGTATGCCAGGAATGTCGAGATACATTTCTACAAAGAATAAAAAGAACACCACTGAAAGACTGGAGTTGAAAAAATACAACCCTGTTCTTAAGAAAGTAACTGTTCACAAAGAAATCAAGTAA
- a CDS encoding DUF4290 domain-containing protein yields the protein MEYNTQKNKLHLPEYGRIIQQLVERCKQLSSREERSEMAMAIIDFMGQRNPQLRDEENYKHKLWDHLFILADYDLDVDSPYPFPTREQLAEPPKRMEYPKLQGDFKFYGKSILQLIEKAIELEQGDEKEALIEVIANNMKKSYNVYNKEHVTDDVIFRHLKELSENRLDLTGIETLEKSKIYYTTNNNNRNNNNRNQANNRNQSNNKRRHNNNNNNHKNRK from the coding sequence ATGGAATACAACACCCAAAAAAACAAGCTTCACCTGCCGGAATATGGCAGAATCATACAACAGTTGGTTGAGCGTTGCAAACAGCTTTCTTCAAGGGAAGAAAGAAGTGAAATGGCAATGGCAATCATTGATTTTATGGGTCAGAGAAACCCACAGCTTCGCGACGAAGAAAATTACAAGCATAAACTTTGGGATCACCTTTTCATTCTTGCAGATTACGATCTTGATGTAGATTCGCCATATCCTTTCCCTACCAGAGAACAGCTGGCGGAACCACCTAAAAGAATGGAATATCCGAAACTTCAGGGTGATTTCAAATTCTACGGGAAAAGTATTCTTCAATTAATCGAAAAAGCAATCGAACTGGAGCAGGGAGATGAAAAAGAAGCCCTGATCGAGGTGATCGCCAATAACATGAAGAAATCTTATAACGTATACAATAAGGAACATGTTACCGATGATGTTATTTTCCGCCACCTGAAAGAACTTTCTGAAAACAGACTGGATCTTACGGGAATAGAAACGCTCGAAAAAAGCAAAATCTATTATACGACCAATAACAACAACCGTAATAATAACAACAGAAATCAGGCTAACAACCGAAACCAATCCAATAATAAAAGAAGACACAACAATAACAACAACAATCATAAAAACAGAAAGTAG
- a CDS encoding pyridoxal phosphate-dependent aminotransferase translates to MPNISNRALHMPPSPVRKLVPFALKAKQRGIKVYHLNIGQPDIETPETALNALKNIDLKVLEYALSEGNIEYRKALTDYYHSLGFNDLTADNFIVTNGGSEALNFAISTLCDDGDEVIIPEPYYANYNGFTSTFNVNVVAVPSTIDTGFALPPIEEFEKKITEKTRAIVICNPGNPTGYLYTREELQKLAEIALKYDIVVISDEVYREYVYDGKQQVSMLAFPELAENCIIIDSESKRYSMCGVRIGCMITRSKKIHDAAMLFAQARLSPVLLGQIAATAAHQNDGAYIRAVREEYTHRRNVLVDALNAIPGVICPKPKGAFYCVAELPVDDTEKFAQWLLEKYSNQNETIMVAPAGGFYSNPELGKKQVRIAYVLKEEDLKRSAAILKDALDQYKLEFSL, encoded by the coding sequence ATGCCGAATATTTCAAACAGAGCACTGCACATGCCGCCTTCGCCGGTAAGAAAACTGGTTCCTTTTGCCCTGAAAGCAAAGCAGAGAGGAATAAAAGTCTATCACCTTAATATCGGGCAGCCCGATATCGAAACCCCTGAAACGGCACTGAATGCTTTAAAGAATATCGATCTTAAAGTTTTGGAATATGCCCTTTCCGAAGGCAATATAGAGTACAGAAAAGCGTTAACAGACTATTATCATTCATTGGGATTTAATGATCTTACAGCGGATAATTTTATTGTAACCAACGGAGGATCGGAAGCTTTGAATTTTGCCATCTCCACTTTGTGTGATGACGGTGATGAAGTAATTATCCCAGAACCATATTATGCTAATTATAATGGATTTACAAGCACATTCAATGTAAACGTTGTTGCCGTACCTTCCACGATAGATACAGGATTTGCACTCCCTCCGATTGAAGAATTTGAGAAAAAAATTACAGAAAAAACAAGAGCTATCGTTATATGCAACCCTGGAAATCCTACCGGTTATCTATACACCCGTGAAGAACTTCAGAAACTTGCGGAAATTGCTCTTAAATATGATATTGTGGTTATTTCAGACGAAGTGTACAGAGAATATGTATATGATGGCAAACAGCAGGTTTCTATGCTAGCTTTCCCTGAACTGGCAGAAAACTGTATCATTATCGATTCCGAATCAAAACGTTACTCTATGTGTGGAGTAAGAATAGGATGTATGATTACCCGTTCTAAAAAAATCCATGATGCAGCTATGCTTTTTGCACAGGCAAGGCTAAGCCCGGTTTTATTGGGACAAATTGCAGCAACAGCAGCACACCAAAATGATGGAGCTTACATCAGAGCCGTAAGAGAAGAATACACTCACCGAAGAAATGTATTGGTTGATGCTTTAAACGCTATTCCGGGAGTAATCTGTCCGAAACCGAAAGGAGCTTTCTATTGTGTTGCAGAACTTCCTGTAGACGATACAGAAAAATTCGCACAATGGCTGCTTGAAAAGTATTCAAACCAGAATGAAACCATTATGGTGGCTCCGGCAGGAGGTTTCTACAGCAACCCTGAGCTTGGTAAAAAACAGGTGAGAATTGCTTACGTTTTAAAAGAAGAAGATCTGAAAAGAAGTGCCGCTATTCTAAAAGACGCACTTGATCAATATAAATTAGAGTTCAGTCTTTAA
- a CDS encoding GlsB/YeaQ/YmgE family stress response membrane protein, which yields MGFLTWIIFGLLAGALAKAIMPGRQGGGMLITMILGIIGAFIGGAIGVYVLHWGDVDSFWNFRSWILAIGGALLVLWIYGMLTRETRA from the coding sequence ATGGGATTTTTAACATGGATTATTTTCGGGCTACTGGCCGGAGCACTCGCTAAAGCAATAATGCCAGGAAGACAGGGAGGCGGAATGCTTATTACTATGATCTTGGGTATTATCGGTGCTTTTATCGGAGGAGCAATAGGCGTTTATGTACTTCATTGGGGAGATGTAGATTCTTTCTGGAATTTCAGAAGCTGGATCTTAGCCATCGGAGGAGCTTTACTTGTTCTGTGGATTTACGGAATGCTAACACGGGAAACCAGGGCTTAG
- a CDS encoding VanZ family protein: MLKKSYKVVILPYTILLLYLMFFGMGRKQSEDNLLTIEPVFSTINFIKGSISWKDIIIIVGGNIIMFIPFGFLGWIFPKLNNLKTLLITFVSSIVIIEALQYFSRLGIFEVDDVLLNTFGVFLGFLMKKIIEKRFKNWTI; this comes from the coding sequence ATGTTAAAGAAATCTTATAAAGTAGTTATTCTTCCATATACCATACTTTTGCTGTACCTGATGTTTTTCGGGATGGGCAGAAAGCAGTCTGAAGATAATTTATTAACCATTGAGCCTGTATTTTCCACGATAAATTTTATAAAAGGATCTATTTCCTGGAAAGATATTATAATAATTGTTGGAGGTAATATTATTATGTTTATTCCTTTCGGTTTTCTTGGATGGATATTTCCGAAGCTTAATAATCTGAAAACGCTGTTGATCACCTTTGTATCATCGATTGTTATCATAGAAGCACTTCAGTACTTTTCCAGGTTGGGAATTTTCGAGGTGGATGATGTTCTGCTGAATACTTTTGGTGTCTTTTTGGGATTTTTAATGAAAAAAATTATTGAAAAAAGATTTAAAAATTGGACTATTTGA
- the murB gene encoding UDP-N-acetylmuramate dehydrogenase — MPMQENFSLRANNTFGVDTKARYFTEVHSTEELIEALNYSKTSTLPLLFLGGGSNILLTKDFEGLAIKLDLKGIHEDIISDDEVLVTAKSGENWHEFVMFCLDRNYGGLENLSLIPGNVGTSPMQNIGAYGTEIKDTFVSCTVLNLENLQLETFNLEQCRFGYRDSVFKQEGKGKYVILDVAFKLTRKNHLIKTEYGAIQSELEHLGIEKPTIQDVSRAVINIRQSKLPDPKEIGNAGSFFKNPTIPSPQFEELKENFPQIPGYTNGDFVKVPAGWLIEQCGWKGKQIGNVACHQLQALVIINATGMATGKEIFDFSTEIIHSVNEKFGIELEREVNII; from the coding sequence ATTCCAATGCAGGAAAATTTTTCACTCAGAGCCAATAACACATTTGGCGTAGATACGAAGGCAAGATATTTCACGGAAGTACATTCTACCGAAGAATTAATTGAAGCGTTGAACTATTCCAAAACAAGTACTTTACCGCTGCTCTTTTTAGGCGGAGGAAGCAATATTCTGCTGACAAAAGATTTTGAAGGATTAGCCATTAAACTTGATTTAAAAGGAATTCATGAAGACATCATTAGTGATGATGAAGTTTTAGTAACAGCAAAATCCGGAGAAAACTGGCACGAATTCGTGATGTTTTGTCTTGACAGGAATTATGGCGGATTGGAAAATCTTTCCCTGATCCCCGGAAATGTAGGAACTTCTCCCATGCAGAATATCGGTGCTTACGGTACGGAAATCAAAGATACTTTTGTAAGCTGCACTGTTCTTAACCTGGAAAACCTTCAGCTGGAAACCTTCAATTTGGAACAATGCAGATTCGGGTACAGAGATTCTGTTTTCAAACAGGAAGGAAAAGGAAAATACGTCATTCTGGATGTAGCCTTTAAGCTGACCCGAAAAAATCATCTTATCAAAACAGAATATGGCGCCATACAATCTGAATTGGAACATTTGGGAATTGAAAAACCTACTATTCAGGACGTTTCGCGTGCGGTGATCAATATCAGGCAAAGCAAACTCCCTGATCCGAAAGAAATCGGCAATGCCGGAAGCTTCTTTAAAAACCCCACTATTCCTTCACCGCAATTTGAAGAATTAAAGGAAAACTTCCCACAAATTCCCGGCTATACGAACGGAGATTTCGTAAAAGTTCCTGCAGGCTGGCTGATTGAGCAATGCGGATGGAAAGGAAAACAGATCGGAAATGTAGCTTGTCATCAACTGCAGGCTCTTGTAATCATCAACGCTACAGGAATGGCGACCGGAAAGGAAATTTTTGATTTTTCAACGGAAATTATTCATTCCGTGAACGAAAAGTTCGGGATTGAACTGGAACGTGAAGTGAATATTATTTAA
- a CDS encoding NIL domain-containing protein: protein MITPNPNFQVLNSKMNLPKKELILEIELNGKMKFEHLMNTIYNQFGICHRVLSANVEYVNGRSFGSVQLYINVSSADFEELEIYLNKNKLLSTTVEYVCRKYL from the coding sequence ATGATAACACCTAATCCGAATTTTCAGGTTCTAAACAGTAAAATGAATCTGCCTAAAAAAGAATTAATCCTTGAAATTGAGCTGAACGGTAAAATGAAGTTCGAACATTTGATGAATACGATATACAATCAGTTCGGGATTTGTCACAGGGTGTTGTCGGCTAATGTAGAATATGTGAATGGAAGAAGTTTTGGTTCTGTTCAACTGTATATTAATGTAAGTTCAGCTGATTTTGAAGAGCTGGAGATTTATCTGAATAAAAATAAACTTCTGAGTACCACTGTAGAATATGTTTGCAGAAAATACTTGTAA
- the lnt gene encoding apolipoprotein N-acyltransferase, producing the protein MKYVLLTLISAMLLSISWPTYGVPFFIFFALVPLLMMEHGVSKFSDYKRKSWVVFGLSYLCFIIWNVVTTGWLYGAKNPDGSHSILAVLFPVLVNSFLYSLVFQCYHWYKNAQGTYWGLAFLVAIWMSFEKFHLGWEFTWPWLNLGNVFSDYPKLIQWYDILGATGGSFWILLINILIFYTVRTWQAGRKRKDLIKNTLIVAAIIVIPMIISVVRYNSFNEKPIGSVNVLMLQPDLDPYAEKYSKDSLVIENDLLDLAEKNSKGKIDYFIAPETALPGRGSISERSFEKSVILNNLKSFLSKHPGSVFATGISSHKFYTSEANLPKEAYQLNPQLWVESFNSAVQVIPNRNVEVYHKGKLVPGVEIFPYMSYLKPLLGDAMLNLGGTVASLGTDKERLAFSNPFNKGKMAPIICYESIYGEFTGEYVKKGANFLGIMTNDSWWGVSEGHRQLLSYARLRAIETRREIARAANSGISAHIDARGEIIEDTFYGDKTALFAKINLYDHMTFYTRAGDLLSRFSIFALGFLLFYFLITRFQEKTRKSRGA; encoded by the coding sequence ATGAAATACGTTTTACTCACGCTCATTTCAGCGATGCTATTATCCATTTCCTGGCCTACTTACGGAGTTCCGTTTTTTATATTTTTTGCACTGGTTCCACTTCTGATGATGGAACATGGTGTTTCTAAGTTTTCAGATTATAAAAGAAAAAGCTGGGTAGTTTTCGGGCTGTCCTACCTCTGTTTTATTATCTGGAACGTAGTGACTACAGGCTGGCTTTATGGCGCAAAAAATCCGGATGGAAGCCACTCAATATTAGCCGTTTTATTCCCTGTATTGGTTAATTCGTTTCTATATTCACTTGTCTTTCAATGCTATCACTGGTACAAAAATGCACAGGGAACCTATTGGGGACTTGCGTTTCTAGTGGCCATCTGGATGAGTTTTGAAAAATTCCATCTGGGATGGGAATTCACCTGGCCCTGGCTAAATCTGGGCAACGTATTTTCAGATTATCCTAAACTGATTCAATGGTATGATATACTTGGAGCCACCGGCGGAAGTTTCTGGATTCTATTAATAAATATTTTAATTTTTTATACCGTAAGAACATGGCAAGCCGGAAGAAAAAGAAAAGATCTGATCAAAAACACCTTAATTGTTGCGGCAATAATTGTCATTCCGATGATTATTTCGGTTGTGAGATACAATAGTTTCAATGAAAAACCAATCGGAAGCGTTAATGTTCTGATGCTTCAGCCTGATCTTGACCCTTATGCGGAAAAATATTCCAAAGACAGCCTGGTTATTGAAAATGATCTCCTTGATCTGGCTGAGAAAAATTCAAAAGGAAAAATAGATTATTTTATTGCTCCTGAAACTGCGCTTCCCGGCAGAGGATCTATTTCCGAGCGAAGTTTTGAAAAAAGTGTCATTCTGAACAATCTTAAATCATTCCTTTCCAAACATCCTGGATCCGTATTTGCCACAGGAATTTCTTCCCACAAATTTTATACTTCTGAAGCAAATCTTCCGAAAGAAGCCTATCAGTTGAATCCGCAACTTTGGGTGGAGAGTTTCAATTCTGCCGTTCAGGTTATCCCCAACCGCAACGTAGAAGTATATCACAAAGGCAAGCTGGTACCTGGTGTTGAAATATTTCCTTATATGAGTTATTTAAAGCCCCTCTTAGGCGATGCAATGCTTAATTTAGGAGGAACTGTTGCTTCCCTCGGAACCGATAAGGAAAGACTGGCTTTTTCTAATCCTTTCAACAAAGGAAAAATGGCACCTATTATCTGTTATGAAAGTATTTATGGTGAATTTACAGGAGAGTATGTAAAAAAGGGAGCTAATTTTTTAGGAATTATGACCAATGATTCCTGGTGGGGCGTTTCGGAAGGACACCGACAGTTGCTGTCTTATGCAAGATTGCGTGCGATTGAAACGAGACGGGAAATTGCAAGAGCCGCCAACAGCGGAATTTCTGCTCATATTGATGCCAGAGGAGAAATCATTGAAGATACATTTTACGGAGATAAAACCGCGTTGTTTGCCAAAATAAACCTGTATGATCATATGACATTTTATACAAGAGCAGGAGATTTGCTTTCACGATTTTCGATTTTTGCGCTGGGCTTTTTATTATTTTATTTTTTAATAACGAGATTTCAGGAAAAGACAAGAAAAAGTCGTGGAGCATAA
- a CDS encoding DUF4295 domain-containing protein — MAKKVVATLQSGQSKKMTKVVKMVKSSKSGAYVFEEKVMNADEVDGYLKK, encoded by the coding sequence ATGGCAAAGAAAGTAGTAGCAACCCTACAAAGCGGTCAGTCTAAAAAAATGACCAAAGTGGTGAAAATGGTTAAGTCTTCCAAGTCAGGAGCTTACGTTTTCGAAGAAAAAGTAATGAATGCAGACGAAGTAGACGGTTATTTGAAAAAATAA
- the murA gene encoding UDP-N-acetylglucosamine 1-carboxyvinyltransferase, whose protein sequence is MSGTFQIRGGKRLQGEITPQGAKNEALQILCAVLLTDEEVRIKNIPDIHDVNRLIEILGDFGVKVTKNGHGDYTFKADQVNFDYIKSNEFKKDGAKLRGSIMLMGPMLARYGEAYMPTPGGDKIGRRRLDTHFQGLVELGAEFHYDEEEFFYSLKAKELNGKFILLEEASVTGTANIVMAAALAKGKTRIYNAACEPYLQQLCKMLNRMGANITGIGSNLVTIEGVEYLHGTEHTMLPDMVEIGSWIGLAAMTKSEITIKNVNWNQLGVIPNTFRKLGIQLEQSNDDIFIPTQENYKIQKFIDGSILTVSDAPWPGFTPDLLSIILVVATQAKGSLLVHQKMFESRLFFVDKLIDMGAQIILCDPHRATVIGLNQEAPLRGTTMVSPDIRAGNALLIAALSAEGKSIIHNIEQIDRGYENIDGRLKAIGADIERI, encoded by the coding sequence ATGAGTGGAACATTTCAGATAAGAGGAGGAAAAAGACTGCAAGGCGAAATTACTCCACAAGGAGCAAAAAATGAAGCTCTACAAATTCTTTGTGCCGTTCTATTAACTGATGAGGAAGTTAGGATTAAAAATATTCCCGATATTCATGACGTTAATCGATTAATTGAAATTCTGGGAGACTTCGGTGTGAAAGTTACAAAAAACGGACACGGAGATTATACTTTCAAAGCAGACCAAGTTAATTTCGATTATATCAAATCCAATGAGTTTAAAAAAGACGGAGCCAAACTAAGAGGTTCCATTATGCTTATGGGTCCTATGCTCGCAAGATATGGGGAAGCGTATATGCCGACGCCGGGAGGTGATAAGATCGGTAGACGAAGATTAGACACCCATTTTCAGGGATTGGTAGAGCTTGGTGCAGAATTCCACTATGATGAAGAAGAGTTTTTTTATTCATTAAAAGCTAAAGAGCTTAACGGTAAATTTATTTTATTGGAAGAAGCTTCCGTAACAGGTACTGCCAACATCGTGATGGCCGCAGCATTAGCGAAAGGAAAAACAAGAATCTATAACGCAGCCTGCGAACCATATCTTCAGCAATTATGTAAAATGCTGAACAGAATGGGTGCGAATATCACAGGAATCGGATCCAATTTGGTGACCATAGAAGGGGTTGAATACCTTCACGGTACTGAGCACACCATGCTTCCGGATATGGTTGAAATTGGTTCATGGATAGGTCTTGCAGCCATGACAAAATCAGAAATCACTATCAAGAATGTCAACTGGAACCAGCTTGGCGTTATCCCGAATACATTCAGAAAGCTTGGTATTCAGCTGGAGCAGAGCAACGATGATATCTTCATTCCAACTCAGGAAAATTATAAAATCCAGAAATTTATCGACGGTTCTATTCTTACTGTTTCCGATGCGCCCTGGCCGGGATTCACGCCGGACCTTCTTTCCATTATTCTTGTTGTGGCAACGCAGGCAAAAGGAAGCCTTCTGGTTCACCAGAAAATGTTTGAATCAAGACTATTCTTCGTTGATAAACTGATTGATATGGGAGCACAGATCATTCTTTGTGATCCGCACAGAGCAACCGTAATCGGATTAAATCAGGAAGCTCCGCTAAGAGGAACAACAATGGTTTCTCCCGATATCAGGGCAGGAAATGCACTTTTGATTGCCGCTCTTTCTGCAGAAGGAAAATCAATCATCCACAATATTGAGCAAATTGACAGAGGTTATGAAAATATTGACGGAAGACTAAAAGCGATTGGGGCAGATATTGAGCGAATTTAA
- the rpmB gene encoding 50S ribosomal protein L28, protein MSRICQITGKRAMVGNNVSHANNKTKRRFEINLLEKKFYLPEQDKHVTLKVSAHGLRVINKIGIEEALERATRNGLIKK, encoded by the coding sequence ATGTCAAGAATTTGCCAAATAACAGGAAAGCGTGCAATGGTTGGTAACAACGTTTCTCACGCTAATAACAAAACGAAGCGTCGTTTTGAAATTAACTTATTGGAGAAGAAGTTTTACCTTCCGGAGCAAGATAAGCACGTAACACTGAAAGTATCAGCTCATGGATTGAGAGTGATTAACAAGATTGGAATCGAGGAAGCTCTAGAAAGAGCAACCAGAAACGGATTGATTAAAAAGTAA
- a CDS encoding DUF1801 domain-containing protein, giving the protein MQIQSVSIEDYISKIPEERQEIFKKLFDTINDNLPKGFSQGSSYGMIGWSVPLETYPAGYHCTPGTPLPFISIASQKNFIAFYHMGIYAKPDLLNWFVEEFPKHSKKKLDMGKSCVRFKKMEDIPMELLAEMSRKMTVEEWIDIYETNFKKK; this is encoded by the coding sequence ATGCAAATACAATCCGTCTCAATAGAAGATTATATTTCGAAAATTCCTGAAGAGAGACAGGAGATTTTCAAAAAGCTTTTTGACACCATTAATGATAATTTGCCGAAAGGTTTTTCACAAGGCAGCAGCTATGGAATGATCGGTTGGTCGGTGCCACTGGAAACATATCCTGCGGGTTATCACTGTACACCGGGAACACCATTACCTTTTATAAGTATTGCTTCCCAGAAGAATTTTATCGCCTTTTACCATATGGGAATATATGCCAAACCGGATCTGCTGAATTGGTTTGTGGAAGAATTTCCGAAACATTCCAAAAAAAAGCTGGATATGGGAAAATCCTGCGTTCGCTTCAAAAAAATGGAAGATATTCCGATGGAATTGTTAGCAGAAATGAGCCGCAAAATGACTGTTGAAGAATGGATTGATATTTATGAAACTAATTTTAAAAAGAAATAA
- a CDS encoding YiiX/YebB-like N1pC/P60 family cysteine hydrolase produces MKLILKRNKFLLKIFVFFFLFILITGCRNSQVSGLKNGDLLFVTAKSTGLSGAINNVTQKQKNASFDHIGILEKTRGNFYVLHAAPKGGSQKQKLNEFLKDQSNDGQSIVVYRLKSQYQKAIPSAIEKANSMLGKPYNVNYILDENSYYCSDYIERAFRKNDIFRLEPMTFIDPATGKTNVFWEEFYQKKNLRVPEGEPGCNPNGLAASDKLERIMVLK; encoded by the coding sequence ATGAAACTAATTTTAAAAAGAAATAAATTTTTACTGAAAATTTTTGTGTTTTTTTTTCTGTTCATCCTGATTACAGGTTGTAGAAATTCCCAGGTTTCGGGTTTGAAAAACGGAGATTTACTTTTTGTAACAGCAAAAAGTACCGGGCTTTCAGGAGCGATTAACAATGTTACCCAAAAACAGAAGAATGCTTCTTTCGATCATATCGGGATTCTCGAAAAAACAAGAGGAAATTTTTATGTTTTGCATGCAGCTCCTAAAGGCGGCTCCCAAAAGCAGAAATTAAATGAATTTCTGAAAGACCAAAGCAATGACGGACAATCCATTGTTGTTTACCGTTTGAAATCTCAATATCAGAAGGCGATACCTTCAGCCATAGAAAAAGCAAATTCTATGTTGGGAAAGCCTTACAATGTTAACTATATTCTGGATGAAAATTCCTATTACTGCTCCGATTATATTGAAAGAGCTTTCAGGAAAAATGATATTTTCCGTCTGGAACCAATGACTTTTATTGATCCCGCAACAGGAAAAACAAATGTTTTCTGGGAAGAATTCTATCAAAAGAAAAACCTTAGAGTTCCCGAAGGTGAACCAGGATGCAATCCTAACGGACTGGCCGCTTCTGATAAACTGGAGAGAATAATGGTACTGAAATAA
- the proC gene encoding pyrroline-5-carboxylate reductase, translated as MKIAILGAGNMGLSFSKSFLKYELIKPENLHLITRNESKFSKIAEEFPKSTISIFDDVEELNADLIIIAVKPQDFQHVAENFRFQLKENQMVLSIMAGIKIEKIQKLLHHPLVVRAMPNSPTLLGMGITGYTSAEGISFSQLINIERLLNSTGRSVYLENEELLDAVTALSGSGPAYFYYIVDAMIKAGVEMGIDENLSKLFVQQTMLGAYHLINNSDKSLEELIKDVASKGGTTEAALKTFNENNLKEILTDGILNAEKRAKELNG; from the coding sequence ATGAAAATCGCTATTCTTGGGGCCGGAAACATGGGCCTCTCCTTTTCAAAATCATTCCTGAAATACGAACTGATAAAACCGGAAAACCTTCATTTAATCACAAGAAATGAATCAAAATTTTCCAAAATAGCAGAAGAATTTCCAAAATCTACTATCTCAATTTTCGACGACGTTGAGGAACTGAATGCTGATCTAATTATCATTGCTGTAAAACCACAGGATTTCCAGCATGTTGCGGAAAATTTCAGGTTTCAGCTAAAGGAAAACCAGATGGTTTTGTCGATTATGGCTGGAATTAAAATTGAAAAAATCCAGAAATTATTACATCATCCGCTGGTCGTAAGAGCAATGCCTAATTCTCCCACACTTCTCGGGATGGGAATAACAGGTTATACTTCTGCGGAAGGAATATCTTTCAGCCAGCTCATCAATATCGAAAGATTACTGAATTCAACAGGAAGATCCGTTTATCTGGAAAATGAAGAGTTATTAGATGCTGTTACGGCACTTTCCGGAAGCGGACCGGCGTATTTTTATTATATTGTAGATGCCATGATTAAAGCAGGCGTTGAAATGGGAATTGATGAAAATCTTTCTAAACTTTTTGTGCAACAGACCATGTTGGGAGCGTATCATCTTATTAATAATTCTGATAAAAGCCTGGAAGAATTAATTAAAGATGTTGCTTCAAAAGGCGGAACCACAGAAGCTGCGTTAAAAACTTTTAATGAAAATAATTTAAAGGAAATTTTAACAGATGGTATTCTGAATGCGGAAAAACGGGCAAAGGAATTGAATGGATAG
- the ftsY gene encoding signal recognition particle-docking protein FtsY: MSWFKKIFKKEEKETLDKGLEKSSQGFFEKMTKAVVGKSKVDDEVLDDLEEILIASDVGASTTIKIIERIEERVARDKYVSVNELDKILREEISGLLLENPHAGTGNIDTSKKPYVIMVVGVNGVGKTTTIGKLAHQFTSEGKKVVLGAADTFRAAAVDQLVIWSQRVGVPIVKQEMGSDPASVAFDTVQSAVAQNADVVIIDTAGRLHNKINLMNELSKIKRVMQKVIPDAPHEVLLVLDGSTGQNAFEQAKQFTAATEVNALAVTKLDGTAKGGVVIGISDQFQIPVKYIGVGEKMQDLQLFNGTEFVDSFFKKR; this comes from the coding sequence ATGAGTTGGTTTAAAAAAATTTTTAAAAAAGAAGAGAAAGAAACCTTAGATAAAGGATTGGAAAAATCCAGCCAGGGTTTTTTCGAAAAAATGACAAAAGCCGTAGTCGGTAAAAGCAAAGTAGACGATGAGGTCTTGGATGATCTTGAAGAAATACTTATTGCCTCTGATGTCGGTGCCTCTACAACCATCAAAATCATAGAAAGAATTGAAGAACGCGTCGCCAGAGACAAATATGTAAGTGTAAATGAATTAGACAAAATTCTTCGTGAAGAAATTTCCGGATTATTGCTTGAAAATCCTCATGCAGGAACAGGAAATATAGACACATCCAAAAAACCTTACGTAATTATGGTTGTAGGCGTAAACGGTGTAGGAAAAACAACCACTATCGGAAAACTTGCTCATCAATTTACATCTGAAGGTAAAAAAGTTGTATTGGGAGCTGCAGATACATTCCGTGCTGCTGCAGTCGATCAGCTCGTGATCTGGAGCCAGAGAGTAGGTGTTCCTATTGTAAAGCAGGAAATGGGCTCAGATCCGGCGTCTGTAGCTTTTGACACCGTTCAAAGTGCCGTTGCCCAAAATGCTGATGTCGTAATCATTGATACAGCGGGAAGACTTCATAATAAGATCAATCTGATGAATGAGCTCTCCAAAATTAAAAGAGTGATGCAAAAAGTTATTCCCGATGCACCACACGAAGTATTACTTGTTCTTGACGGTTCTACCGGACAAAACGCTTTTGAACAGGCGAAACAGTTTACAGCTGCGACAGAAGTAAATGCTTTAGCAGTGACTAAATTAGACGGAACAGCAAAAGGAGGAGTTGTAATAGGTATTTCAGACCAGTTCCAGATTCCGGTGAAGTATATCGGGGTAGGCGAAAAGATGCAGGACCTGCAATTGTTTAATGGTACGGAGTTTGTAGATTCATTTTTCAAGAAGAGATAA